The following coding sequences lie in one Arachis ipaensis cultivar K30076 chromosome B03, Araip1.1, whole genome shotgun sequence genomic window:
- the LOC107629096 gene encoding PGR5-like protein 1A, chloroplastic, with the protein MVAIHILFYVFVVNQFLQIKSKHMASTTTLLELQPWNYNYHRAFSLRISSKIHRVSATSDHRPAAPSCIFVGPLETANQETLEALYSQARDAYYSGEPLIVDDMFDRVELKLRWYRSKSVIKYPRCSIRRQSAYADAEEDLSMVFALASTWTMFLAFGSLVCLGPTLYTVGMTYQNAFSSGLSLDSQPSGLELTMVNSIFVVLCFVIGYPIVSASVKVLQGLWVNDLVALKGACPNCGEEVFAFVRMDRNIDSPHRANCHVCGSILEFRTKVEPSSVSRLGRKWVYGRIYLVSARGRFR; encoded by the exons ATGGTGGCCATTCATATTCTCTTTTATGTTTTTGTGGTAAATCAATTTCTCCAAATCAAATCAAAGCATATGGCGAGTACAACCACGCTCTTAGAGCTTCAACCATGGAACTACAACTACCACCGCGCCTTCTCCCTCAGGATCTCCTCCAAGATCCACCGTGTCTCCGCCACCTCCGACCACCGCCCCGCCGCTCCTTCCTGCATCTTCGTTGGTCCTCTCGAAACCGCCAACCAAGAAACTCTCGAAGCTCTCTACTCTCAA GCACGGGATGCTTATTATAGTGGCGAACCTTTGATAGTTGATGACATGTTTGATAGAGTGGAG TTAAAGCTGAGATGGTACCGTTCAAAATCGGTTATCAAGTATCCTCGATGCAGCATCAGGAGGCAATCAGCATATGCTGATGCAGAG GAAGATCTGTCTATGGTTTTTGCATTGGCAAGCACATGGACCATGTTCCTTGCATTCGGCAGTTTAGTATGCCTTGGGCCGACATTATACACTGTTGGCATGACTTATCAGAATGCATTCAGTTCGGGATTATCACTTGATAGCCAACCATCTGGTCTAGAACTAACCATGGTGAATAGCATATTCGTCGTGCTATGTTTTGTAATTGGATACCCAATTGTTTCGGCTTCAG TTAAGGTGCTTCAGGGCCTGTGGGTGAATGATTTGGTGGCATTGAAAGGTGCATGTCCAAATTGTGGAGAAGAG GTATTTGCATTTGTGAGAATGGACAGGAATATCGACTCACCACATAGAGCAAATTGTCATGTGTGTGGAAGTATCTTAGAATTCCGCACAAAAGTAGAG CCATCATCAGTCTCAAGATTAGGCAGAAAATGGGTTTATGGGCGGATTTACCTTGTCTCAGCAAGAGGAAGATTTCGATAG
- the LOC107629093 gene encoding oxysterol-binding protein-related protein 3C: MGSPKKNESKGFFASVSSSFSVFSNAMHRSVNGLLGYEGVEVINPEGGKEDAEEEAQRGRWKQEDRDSYWKMMQKYIGADVTSMVTLPVIIFEPMTMLQKMAELMEYSYLLDRADESEDPYMRLVYASSWAISVYFAYQRTWKPFNPILGETYELVNHGGITFLAEQVSHHPPMSAGHAENDHFAYDVTSKLKTKFLGNSVDVYPVGRTRVTLKRDGVVLDLVPPPTKVNNLIFGRTWVDSPGEMIMTNLTTGDKAVLYFQPCGWFGAGRYEIDGYIYNSSEEPKILMTGKWNESLSYQPCDPEGEPLPNTEMKEVWHVADVPPNDKFQYTHFAHKINSFDTAPKKLLASDSRLRPDRYALELGDLSKAGTEKTSLEERQRAEKRTREANGHNFTPRWFDLTEEVTTTPWGELEIYQYNGKYSEHRASIDNSGSIDNVDVKSTEFNPWQYGNLSTE, from the exons ATGGGTAGCCCGAAGAAGAACGAAAGCAAGGGCTTTTTTGCCTCCGTATCTTCTAGCTTCTCCGTTTTCAGCAACGCGATGCACCGATCCGTCAATGG ACTTTTGGGATATGAAGGTGTAGAAGTCATAAATCCAGAGGGAGGTAAAGAAGATGCAGAGGAAGAAGCTCAGAGGGGAAGATGGAAGCAGGAG GATAGAGATAGTTATTGGAAGATGATGCAGAAATATATTGGCGCAGATGTAACATCAATGGTGACACTACCAGTTATTATCTTTGAGCCAATGACTATGCTTCAGAAAATGGCAGAG TTGATGGAGTACTCCTACTTGTTGGATCGGGCTGATGAATCAGAGGATCCATACATGCGGTTGGTATATGCAT CATCATGGGCTATATCTGTGTACTTTGCATACCAGCGAACATGGAAGCCTTTCAATCCAATCCTTGGAGAGACTTATGAATTGGTTAACCATGGTGGAATTACATTTCTTGCAGAACAG GTGAGTCATCATCCCCCAATGAGTGCTGGGCATGCTGAGAATGACCATTTTGCATATGATGTGACTTCAAAGTTAAAAACAAAGTTTTTGGGAAATTCTGTTGATGTTTATCCTGTTGGAAG AACACGAGTGACCCTCAAGAGAGATGGTGTTGTCTTAGATTTGGTGCCTCCACCTACAAAGGTTAACAACTTGATATTTGGCCGGACTTGGGTTGATTCACCCGGGGAAATGATAATGACAAATTTAACAACGGGAGACAAAGCTGTACTGTACTTTCAACCCTGTGGTTGGTTTGG TGCTGGTCGCTATGAAATTGATGGATATATTTACAATTCTTCTGAGGAGCCTAAAATATTAATGACTGGGAAATGGAATGAATCACTGAGTTACCAACCTTGTGACCCAGAAGGAGAGCCTCTACCAAACACGGAAATGAAAGAG GTTTGGCATGTTGCTGATGTTCCACCAAATGATAAATTCCAGTACACACATTTTGCCCACAAAATAAACAGCTTTGACACCGCCCCCAAAAAGTTGCTGGCATCAGACTCTCGTTTACGCCCAGATAGATATGCACTTGAGTTGGGTGATCTGTCGAAAGCTGGAACAGAGAAAACCAG CTTGGAGGAGAGGCAGCGAGCTGAAAAGAGAACCCGAGAAGCAAACGGGCATAACTTCACACCAAGATGGTTTGATCTAACTGAAGAGGTGACAACAACTCCATGGGGAGAATTGGAAATCTACCAGTATAATGGTAAATATTCCGAACACCGGGCTTCTATCGATAACTCTGGCAGCATTGATAATGTTGATGTTAAATCAACTGAATTCAATCCATGGCAATATGGTAACTTGTCCACAGAGTGA
- the LOC107629095 gene encoding RHOMBOID-like protein 1, translated as MIAEAPSSSSSATALNFKPTTSADNSNSVAHAPVAPLGDHEAHHFQPFKRWIPWLVPSFVVANVALFIVTMYVNDCPKHYVVGGSCFAPFLRRFSFQPLKQNPLFGPSSSTLEKMGALKVDKVVHGHQAWRLFSCIWLHGGVIHLLANMLSLVFIGIRLEQEFGFVRIGLLYVISGFGGSLLSALFIQSGISVGASGALFGLLGGMLSELLTNWTIYANKFAAMVTLLVIIVINLAVGILPHVDNFAHIGGFFSGFLLGFVFLIRPHYKWVSQRNSRPGSARPPTNSKHNPYQYVLWIVSFILLSAGLITGLVLLLRGVNLNNHCSWCHYLSCVPTAKWSCKPREVYCESTRIGNQLNMICLSNGRNHMFTVPKSSSVQAQLLCSQLCS; from the exons ATGATTGCTGAGGCCCCATCATCTTCCTCCTCTGCCACGGCTCTTAACTTCAAGCCTACTACTTCTGCGGACAACAGTAACAGCGTTGCTCATGCTCCGGTTGCTCCGCTGGGGGATCATGAAGCTCACCATTTCCAGCCCTTCAAGCGGTGGATCCCGTGGCTGGTTCCGTCGTTCGTGGTGGCCAACGTGGCGTTGTTTATCGTGACAATGTATGTGAATGATTGCCCCAAACATTACGTTGTTGGTGGTTCTTGCTTTGCTCCTTTTCTCAGAAGGTTCTCCTTTCAGCCCCTCAAACAGAACCCTCTCTTTGGTCCTTCTTCGTCCAC ATTAGAAAAGATGGGTGCACTCAAAGTGGACAAAGTGGTTCATGGACACCAAGCTTGGCGCCTCTTCTCTTGCATATGGTTACATGGTGGGGTCATCCATTTGCTTGCCAACATGTTGAGCCTAGTTTTCATTGGAATTCGCCTTGAGCAAGAGTTTGGATTCG TTCGAATTGGATTGCTGTATGTGATATCCGGGTTTGGAGGGAGTTTACTGTCTGCTCTGTTCATACAGTCGGGAATATCTGTTGGTGCTTCTGGTGCACTATTTGGCTTACTAGGAGGCATGTTATCGGAGCTCTTAACAAATTGGACTATATATGCTAACaag TTTGCTGCTATGGTGACTCTTCTTGTTATCATTGTAATCAATTTGGCTGTTGGCATCCTTCCACATGTTGACAATTTTGCTCATATTGGAGGCTTTTTCTCAGGTTTTCTTCTTGGATTTGTCTTCCTGATTCGGCCTCATTATAAATGGGTTAGCCAAAGAAATTCTCGACCTGGGTCTGCACGCCCTCCCACAAACTCTAAGCACAATCCTTATCAGTATGTACTTTGGATCGTGTCTTTCATATTACTTAGCGCCGG ATTGATTACTGGGCTGGTTTTGCTCCTTAGAGGGGTTAACTTGAATAATCACTGCTCTTGGTGTCATTACTTAAGTTGTGTCCCCACCGCAAAATGGAGCTGCAAACCTCGAGAAGTATATTGTGAA TCAACACGAATCGGAAACCAACTTAACATGATATGCTTGAGCAACGGGAGAAATCACATGTTTACAGTGCCGAAGAGCAGCTCGGTTCAGGCTCAATTGCTTTGTTCTCAACTTTGTAGTTGA
- the LOC107629094 gene encoding uncharacterized protein C20orf24 homolog: MKEGKSAKLNHQQQHQNGHLSPSKFAKLFDPEASWDKDQLGDVLHWIRQVIGLVCGLIWGAIPLVGGIWFILFLLLSTSFIYGYYAIILKVDEEEFGGHGTLLQEGLFASTTLFLLSWTLVYSLAHF, encoded by the exons ATGAAGGAAGGTAAATCCGCTAAGCTGAATCATCAACAGCAGCACCAGAATGGTCACCTTTCACCTTCTAAATTCGCTAAATTGTTTGATCCTGAAGCTTCATGGGACAAG GATCAATTGGGAGACGTGTTGCACTGGATTAGACAAGTCATTGGCCTTGTATGTGGATTAATTTGGGGTGCCATACCTTTGGTTGGAGGAATATGGTTTATCCT TTTCTTACTGTTGTCAACTTCATTCATATATGGCTATTATGCAATAATATTGAAGGTTGATGAGGAAGAGTTTGGTGGCCATGGTACCCTCCTCCAAGAGGGGCTTTTTGCATCTACAACCCTTTTCCTG CTTTCCTGGACTTTAGTTTACAGTTTGGCACACTTCTGA
- the LOC107629092 gene encoding telomere repeat-binding protein 2, whose amino-acid sequence MVLQKRLDYGFNGYEAPAVPRATRTTRRRTKFQRRVQDDQMCAIDLLATLAGKFFFQDKGNPTMPSDASTDKDQHGFVEGCQDSDKPLKDELFYKRSFDNNHFPHFSSQTNKQNCPLNELQNHEIDVHLGNASVIISSCSSERLVSEKLVDARCPNKMENFTSKDILGSSGHPVVNCCKLDGESKTNKLKDKLHKLEKVSIDLGTKMRGFEDPSTEKPPRRISLGSKAKLSKYVDIFSYSSLPKGCDNVSAVRRDDDENFSGSTHPCTKTKSFMPVTGIHGRRLRKLLTCKYGKVAQESKNDTLASSDETLKSTYSSKKNYYKRQRSQMNIPFKKRRRFHCSSVSNSSGFIRSADIYYSPESDCGIPVLESPLGCRRGDPVNIRIKSFTVPELFIEIPETATVGSLKRTVMDAVTTVLGGGLHVGVVLQGKKVRDDSKTLLQAGISHDNQLDALGFTLEPNVSQSLPPLHASTSHSLIRYPSNPAVTHQRTRGISDMLLDHQVTSLGNHVESEHDSAPSLINKVKEKSTVDSKQLVSFPEMSKDEKVMIPVVQKSKRSEILQRRIRRPFSVDEVEALIQAVEKLGTGRWRDVKCHAFGNVDHRTYVDLKDKWKTLVHTAGISPRQRRGEPVPQDLLDRVLKAQAYWSQHQTKQHHETNLLDQGLPIGPGYVHGITA is encoded by the exons ATGGTGCTGCAGAAGAGGTTAGACTATGGATTTAATGGCTACGAAGCACCAGCTGTTCCACGCGCTACCCGAACAACTAGA aGGAGAACCAAATTTCAAAGAAGAGTCCAAGATGATCAAATGTGCGCCATTGATTTATTGGCCACCCTAGCAGGTAAATTCTTTTTCCAAGATAAAGGGAATCCAACCATGCCTAGTGATGCATCAACAGATAAGGATCAGCATGGATTTGTTGAAGGGTGCCAAGATTCAGACAAACCTCTCAAAGATGAGCTTTTTTACAAACGAAGTTTTGACAACAACCACTTCCCTCACTTTTCTtcccaaacaaacaaacaaaattgtccattgaatgaactccaaaaTCACGAAATTGATGTCCATTTAGGCAATGCTTCTGTAATAATAAGTTCCTGTAGCTCAGAAAGGCTAGTTTCTGAGAAATTAGTGGATGCCAGATGCCCTAACAAAATGGAAAATTTTACTAGCAAAGACATATTAGGTTCTTCTGGTCATCCAGTGGTTAATTGTTGTAAATTAGATGGTGAAAgtaaaactaataaactaaagGATAAGCTGCATAAGCTTGAGAAGGTTTCAATTGATCTTGGGACTAAGATGCGTGGTTTTGAGGATCCATCAACTGAAAAGCCTCCTAGACGGATCAGTTTAGGTAGCAAAGCCAAGTTGTCGAAGTATGTTGACATATTTTCCTATAGCTCATTGCCCAAAGGCTGTGACAATGTGTCAGCAGTTAGAAGAGATGATGACGAAAACTTTTCTGGGTCTACTCACCCTTGTACAAAAACGAAGTCCTTTATGCCAGTGACTGGTATACATGGTAGAAGACTAAGGAAATTATTGACTTGTAAATATGGCAAAGTTGCTCAGGAGTCGAAGAATGATACACTTGCTAGCAGTG ATGAAACTTTGAAGTCAACTTACTCTAGTAAGAAGAACTACTATAAACGCCAAAGATCTCAGATGAATATTCCTTTCAAAAAGCGGAGGCGGTTTCATTGTAGCTCTGTTTCAAATTCCAGTGGATTTATAAGAAGTGCTGACATTTATTATTCACCTGAGAGTG ACTGTGGAATACCAGTCTTGGAATCCCCACTAGGATGTAGAAGAGGTGATCCTG TGAATATTAGGATCAAGTCATTTACAGTCCCAGAGCTTTTTATTGAGATTCCAGAAACTGCTACCGTAGGATCCTTGAAG AGGACAGTTATGGATGCAGTAACTACTGTGCTTGGAGGTGGATTACACGTTGGTGTCGTACTTCAAGGAAAGAAAGTTAGAGATGACAGTAAAACTCTACTTCAAGCTGGAATATCCCATGATAACCAGTTGGATGCTTTGGGTTTCACATTGGAGCCTAATGTTTCACAAAGCCTACCACCTCTACATGCTTCAACATCACATTCTCTAATAAG GTATCCTTCCAATCCAGCTGTAACTCATCAGAGGACTCGAGGTATTTCTGACATGTTACTTGATCATCAAGTAACCAGTTTAGGTAACCATGTTGAAAGTGAGCATGATTCAGCACCTTCTCTAATCAACAAAGTTAAGGAGAAGAGTACCGTAGATTCTAAACAACTGGTTTCTTTTCCTGAAATGAGTAAGGATGAAAAAGTTATGATACCTGTGGTCCAGAAGTCAAAGCGATCTGAGATTTTGCAGCGGCGAATTCGTCGGCCTTTTTCAGTTGATGAAGTGGAAGCACTGATTCAAGCAGTTGAGAAACTGGGAACTGGAAG GTGGCGCGATGTTAAATGTCATGCTTTCGGTAACGTGGACCATCGGACATATGTGGATTTAAAG GATAAATGGAAAACACTGGTGCACACGGCAGGAATATCCCCTCGGCAAAGAAGGGGAGAGCCTGTTCCCCAAGATCTTTTGGACAGGGTCCTAAAAGCACAAGCATATTGGTCCCAGCACCAAACTAAGCAACATCACGAAACTAACCTCTTAGATCAAGGGTTGCCAATAGGACCTGGCTATGTACATGGGATAACTGCATAG